A portion of the Daphnia magna isolate NIES linkage group LG4, ASM2063170v1.1, whole genome shotgun sequence genome contains these proteins:
- the LOC116920685 gene encoding chymotrypsin BI: MAFCPKLPHFIVLTALFLLAVPSHQQGLPTCGRSTLSKIVGGSESAPNEFPWMVHLQLIFWSGDAATCGGTLISKDWVLTAAHCLYGAVSAILTLGAHDITSSSSSLSFNVSSRSFVTHPNFIYGVVENDIALIQLPSSVSPSANIQAACLPFANDPDQVNDAVVITGWGNFSNAAGSGLSPILRKMDSHVISSLGTNGKCQQSAGLGSFSGEKIICSDGSLQRHYCYGDDGGPMNFYNQEWDRWFVIGVAGTGDASIHCQNTNKPNVFNRVRGYLDWIEGVTSLKPITTTSTTTTTTTTTTRPPTTMDPSYFDCTNKPDGNYPNPASDCSTTFYMCSNGISFLFTCAQAGTVYRPEIYACDWPPSVAGCQ; encoded by the exons TCTTACTGGCTGTCCCATCGCATCAACAAG GCCTTCCTACCTGCGGTCGATCAACACTCTCCAAGATTGTGGGAGGGAGTGAGTCTGCTCCTAACGAATTCCCGTGGATGGTTCACCTTCAGCTCATATTCTGGAGTGGAGATGCGGCTACGTGTGGAGGCACCCTTATCAGCAAAGATTGGGTCTTAACGGCAGCTCACTGTCTGTATGGAGCTGTTAGCGCTATTCTCACTCTGGGAGCACACGATATCACCAGTAGCTCTTCTTCTTTGTCCTTCAACGTGTCTTCTCGGTCATTCGTGACTCATCCAAATTTCATTTATGGAGTTGTCGAGAATGACATTGCCTTGATTCAACTTCCATCCTCTGTCTCTCCATCTG CTAACATTCAAGCCGCGTGCCTTCCGTTCGCCAATGATCCCGACCAAGTGAATGATGCCGTCGTCATCACAGGATGGGGCAACTTCTCCAATGCCG CGGGCAGTGGGCTAAGTCCTATTCTGCGTAAAATGGACTCGCATGTTATTTCATCATTGGGAACGAACGGTAAATGCCAACAGTCAGCCGGTCTAGGCTCATTCTCTGGCGAAAAAATAATTTGCAGCGACGGGTCCCTACAGCGCCATTACTGCTAC GGTGACGACGGAGGGCCAATGAATTTCTACAATCAAGAATGGGATAGGTGGTTCGTTATTGGTGTAGCCGGAACAGGCGATGCTTCAATCCACTGCCAGAATACCAACAAGCCCAATGTATTCAATCGTGTCAGAGGTTATCTTGATTGGATCGAAGGTGTTACCAGTTTAAAGCCAATCACGACGACCAGtacaaccacaacaacaaccacgacCACGACAAGACCCCCGACAACAATGGATCCGTCTTATTTCGATTGCACGAACAAACCGGACGGCAACTACCCGAATCCCGCATCAGACTGTTCCACTACCTTCTACATGTGCTCCAACGGcatttctttcctcttc ACATGCGCGCAAGCGGGCACAGTTTACAGACCTGAGATCTATGCCTGCGACTGGCCCCCAAGTGTTGCGGGATGCCAATAA
- the LOC116920681 gene encoding eukaryotic translation initiation factor 3 subunit B: protein MARRKESDRAQQNNDDSDSNPNDELEEEPDFDDPEGYEDDISEQDLMGDLIRQRPKETDGVESIVVIDGVPQVGPERIEKLQNVLKKLFQKFGKITNEYYPLNPDGSTKGHVFIEYSNASEALEVLKGTNGYKFDKNHTFTVNLLTDFEKYNDILDKWENPVPQPFKEQGCLQYYLLDQDACDQFSVVYEQGDKVAVYLNTQPEPSLLEERPRWTETLVRWSPLGTYLATFHAKGIALWGGEKFQQIVRFSHPGVQFIDFSPCEKYLVSFSPLADSRATDEPQAIIIWDVLSGLKRRAFNADKSQALPIFKWSHDDKYFARMGVDMLSVYETPSFGLLDKKSIKVQGIRDFAWSPTDNTIAYWVGEEKDTPARVTLLELPSRNEVRVKNLFSVADCKMYWQKSGDYLCVKVDRYAKLRKDKSDIKYSGIYYNLEVFHMREKQIPVDSVEIKETIQAFAWEPVGTKFAVIHGEPPSTSVSFYEVKTGQTPTMVKKYERKPCNQLYWAPSGQFIVLAGLRSMSGALEFVDTQDFTVMNTGEHFMATDVEWDPTGRYVSTAVSWWGHKVDNAYWLWSFQGRILKRVALDKFCQLQWRPRPPSLLSAQQIKDIKKSLKKYSAQFEVKDRLKMTKASKELVEKRRKLMQEYEDLRKQKQEEYAEQRRRRIELRNNVDTDETEGRGGELEEETVEFFIKEETTFIDE from the exons ATGGCTCGACGAAAAGAAAGTGATCGAGCTCAGCAAAATAACGACGACTCGGATTCTAATCCGAACGATGAGTTAGAAGAAGAGCCCGATTTTGATGATCCGGAGGGATATGAGGATGATATTTCCGAACAAG ATCTTATGGGTGACCTCATCCGACAGCGTCCTAAAGAAACAGACGGAGTAGAATCAATCGTCGTTATTGACGGTGTTCCGCAAGTCGGACCTGAGAGAATAGAAAAGCTTCAAAACGTCTTAAAAAAACTTTTCCAAAAGTTTGGGAAGATAACCAATGAATATTATCCATTGAATCCTGATGGTTCCACTAAGGG CCATGTTTTCATAGAGTACTCAAATGCAAGTGAGGCATTGGAAGTTCTTAAAGGAACTAATGGTTACAAgttcgacaaaaatcatacCTTCACAGTGAATTTACTAACTGACTTTGAGAAATATAATGACATTCTTGATAAGTGGGAAAATCCAGTTCCTCAGCCATTTAAAGAGCAAGGATGCCTTCAGTACTACCTTCTTGATCAGGATGCTTGTGATCAATTCTCAGTTGTGTATGAGCAAGGAGACAAAGTGGCTGTTTACCTAAACACCCAACCTGAGCCCTCCTTACTAGAAGAAAGACCT AGATGGACAGAGACATTGGTACGATGGTCACCTCTTGGAACATATTTAGCCACTTTTCACGCAAAGGGCATAGCCCTCTGGGGTGGGGAGAAGTTTCAACAAATTGTTCGGTTTAGCCATCCTGGAGTGCAGTTCATAGATTTTTCACCATGTGAAAAGTATTTGGTATCCTTTAGTCCGCTTGCTGATTCAAGAGCAACGGACGAACCACAAGCTATCATAATTTGGGACGTGTTGAGCGGACTTAAGCGTCGAGCTTTTAATGCCGATAAATCACAAGCCTTGCCTATCTTCAAGTGGTCGCATGATGACAAGTATTTCGCTAGAATGGGAGTTGACATGCTATCTGTCTATGAGACGCCATCATTCGGTCTTTTAGACAAAAAATCGATCAAA GTTCAAGGAATTCGTGATTTTGCCTGGAGCCCAACCGACAACACGATTGCTTATTGGGTGGGTGAAGAGAAAGATACCCCTGCGCGTGTTACTCTTCTGGAGCTGCCAAGTCGCAACGAAGTGCGAGTCAAGAATCTATTTAGTGTTGCCGATTGCAAAATGTACTGGCAAAAGTCGGGAGACTATTTATGCGTTAAGGTTGACCGTTATGCCAAATTAAGGAAAGACAAGTCCGACATCAAATACAG TGGGATTTACTACAATTTGGAGGTTTTTCATATGCGAGAAAAGCAAATTCCGGTCGATTCCGTAGAGATCAAGGAAACTATCCAAGCCTTTGCATGGGAACCGGTCGGCACAAAGTTTGCCGTCATACATGGTGAACCTCCAAGCACTTCTGTCTCTTTTTACGAAGTCAAAACGGGCCAAACGCCTACTATGGTGAAGAAATATGAACGCAAACCATGCAACCAGTTGTACTGGGCTCCCTCCG GCCAGTTTATTGTATTGGCTGGCCTACGTTCAATGTCTGGCGCATTGGAATTCGTTGACACGCAGGACTTTACCGTAATGAATACGGGCGAACACTTCATGGCTACTGATGTTGAATGGGATCCAACTGGTCGGTATGTCTCAACCGCTGTATCGTGGTGGGGTCATAAG GTCGACAATGCTTATTGGTTGTGGTCTTTCCAAGGGCGCATTCTTAAACGCGTAGCCCTAGATAAATTTTGTCAGTTGCAATGGAGGCCTCGACCGCCTTCGTTGCTTTCAGCCCAACAGATAAAGGACATCAAAAAATCCTTGAAGAAATACAGTGCTCAATTTGAAGTCAAAGATCGGCTGAAAATGACTAAAGCTTCTAAA GAATTGGTAGAAAAGAGGCGCAAATTGATGCAGGAATACGAAGACTTGCGCAAGCAAAAGCAAGAAGAGTATGCGGAACAACGTCGCCGACGCATCGAGTTGCGCAACA ACGTGGATACGGATGAAACTGAAGGACGTGGAGGAGAATTGGAAGAGGAGACAGtcgagtttttcattaaagaGGAGACGACATTCATTGACGAGTAG